In Phocoena phocoena chromosome 11, mPhoPho1.1, whole genome shotgun sequence, one DNA window encodes the following:
- the RERG gene encoding ras-related and estrogen-regulated growth inhibitor isoform X1: MAKSSEVKLAIFGRAGVGKSALVVRFLTKRFIWEYDPTLESTYRHQATIDDEVVTMEILDTAGQEDTIQREGHMRWGEGFVLVYDVTDRGSFEEVLPLKNILDEIKKPKNVTLILVGNKADLDHSRQVSTEEGEKLATELACAFYECSACTGEGNITEIFYELCREVRRRRMVQGKTRRRSSTTHVKQAINKMLTKISS, translated from the exons CTCTTGTAGTGAGATTTCTGACCAAACGGTTCATCTGGGAATATGATCCCACCCTCG AATCAACCTACCGACACCAAGCAACCATTGATGATGAAGTTGTCACCATGGAGATACTGGATACTGCTGGCCAG GAAGACACCATTCAGAGGGAAGGACACATGCGATGGGGGGAAGGCTTTGTGCTGGTATATGACGTTACTGACCGAGGAAGTTTTGAGGAAGTGCTGCCACTTAAGAACATCCTGGATGAGATCAAAAAGCCCAAGAATGTGACTCTCATCTTGGTTGGAAACAAAGCTGACTTGGACCACTCCAGACAGGTTAGTACAGAAGAAGGGGAGAAGCTGGCCACAGAATTGGCATGTGCTTTTTATGAGTGTTCTGCCTGTACCGGGGAAGGGAACATCACCGAGATATTCTACGAGCTGTGTAGAGAGGTACGTCGCCGGAGGATGGTCCAGGGCAAGACGAGGCGACGCAGCTCCACCACGCACGTCAAGCAAGCCATTAACAAGATGCTCACCAAAATCAGCAGTTAG